The following coding sequences are from one Salvia hispanica cultivar TCC Black 2014 chromosome 3, UniMelb_Shisp_WGS_1.0, whole genome shotgun sequence window:
- the LOC125211069 gene encoding U-box domain-containing protein 7, with protein MITCEEAKIEDRDWMAALKKSVKMLHFGGREEKEAAAREMKRLAAEDVSRRRTMAEFGVIPPLVAMVGSAAAAAAAHQRLAVQVLIELANASFTNKALMVEAGILSKLPKNLSLLEETDKRDFAELLLSISGLANTQFPLNSSRIIPTVVCILESSSSIETEELCLSTLHNLSSVLDNAPALISTGIVTSLTKLASVKETSEKSLATLGNLVVTSAGRKALEQNPTVPEGLIEIMTWEEKPKCQELSAYILMVLAHQSSLQRQKMAKAGIVQVLLEVALLGSPLAQKRALKLLQWFKDEQQTRMGPHSGPLQVGRVSMGSPLSEEDAEQGKRMMTKIVKQSLYKNMETITRRANGAAGDASKLKALVVSTSSKSLPY; from the exons ATGATTACGTGTGAAGAAGCGAAGATTGAAGATCGGGATTGGATGGCGGCGTTGAAGAAGTCGGTGAAGATGCTTCATTTCGGGGGGCGGGAGGAGAaggaggcggcggcgaggGAGATGAAGAGGCTCGCGGCGGAAGATGTGAGTCGGCGGAGGACCATGGCGGAGTTCGGCGTTATTCCGCCGCTGGTTGCTATGGTTGgatcggcggcggcggcggcggcggcgcatCAAAGATTGGCTGTGCAAGTGCTTATTGAACTCGCTAATGCATCTTTCAC GAACAAGGCTTTAATGGTGGAGGCAggaattttatcaaaattgccCAAGAATTTGAGTTTGTTAGAGGAAACAGATAAGAGAGACTTTGCAGAGCTCCTCCTATCTATATCAGGCCTAGCCAACACTCAATTTCCCCTAAACTCATCAAGAATCATTCCAACTGTAGTCTGCATTCTTGAATCAAGTTCAAGCATAGAGACAGAAGAGCTCTGCTTGAGCACATTGCACAACCTCTCTTCGGTTCTAGACAACGCGCCAGCCCTGATCTCAACGGGGATCGTGACCAGCCTAACGAAGCTAGCCTCGGTGAAGGAGACCTCGGAGAAAAGCCTAGCAACCTTAGGCAACTTGGTAGTGACCTCAGCCGGGAGGAAGGCGCTGGAGCAGAACCCCACGGTGCCCGAGGGGCTAATCGAGATCATGACATGGGAGGAGAAGCCCAAGTGCCAGGAGCTCTCTGCCTACATTTTGATGGTCTTGGCTCACCAGAGCTCCCTGCAGAGGCAGAAGATGGCCAAGGCCGGGATCGTGCAGGTGCTTCTAGAAGTGGCGCTGCTGGGGAGCCCGTTGGCGCAGAAGAGAGCGCTGAAGCTGCTGCAGTGGTTCAAGGATGAGCAGCAGACGAGGATGGGGCCACATTCGGGGCCCCTGCAGGTGGGGAGGGTGTCGATGGGATCGCCTCTGAGTGAGGAGGATGCCGAGCAAGGGAAGAGAATGATGACCAAGATTGTGAAACAGAGTTTGTATAAGAACATGGAGACCATCACGCGTCGTGCTAATGGAGCGGCCGGAGATGCTTCCAAGCTCAAGGCTTTGGTGGTTAGCACCAGTTCTAAGAGCTtaccatattag
- the LOC125216770 gene encoding ubiquitin-like modifier-activating enzyme atg7 isoform X1 — translation MSSSSVDEGNESVLQFAPFQSAVDEGFWHRLSSLKLNKLGIDESPIPITGFYAPSSHRQVSNHLTLFTESLPPESNEQSLEPVLSRGNRNRCPIPGILYNTNTLEGFQALDKQSLLKAEAKKILEDIISGKVQEDCSLLSRFLVISFADLKKWSFYYWFAFPALVLDPPATVVNLKPATQWFSKNEVESVTAACNDWRNMCSTTDIPFFLVSIPSNSAATIRHLAEFEACQRDGHKILFGFYDPCHLPNNPGWPLRNFLWYIFRRWCLPKVHFFCYRESRGLADLESSLVGEASVSNSQELRNHENVPNAVGWELNNRGRKASRCISLAKTMDPNRLAVEAADLNLKLMRWRQLPSLNLTVLSSTRCLLLGAGTLGCQVARMLMAWGVRKITFVDSGRVSMSNPLRQSLYTLDDCLNGGEFKAIAAAKSLSRIYPAVETQSVVMAIPMPGHPVLSQDENSVLEDCKQLHNLIDSHDVIFLLTDTRESRWLPTLLSAKTNKIAITAALGFDSFLVMRHGAGPFSSSHEIKTEAVNDLSAEIATISLEGENRGQRLGCYFCNDVVAPVDSTSNRTLDQQCTVTRPGLAPIASSLAVELLVGILHHPSGISAKAEFSSTIDNGGDQPLGILPHQVRGSLSQFSQMILVGHASASCTACSSIVVEEYEKRGLDFILEAINHPTYLEDLTGLTELMKSAGKFEVDWADETGDDDDEFSLI, via the exons ATGTCGTCCAGTTCGGTGGATGAAGGGAATGAATCAGTTCTTCAATTCGCTCCTTTTCAAAGTGCAGTGGACGAGGGATTTTGGCACAGATTGTCATCACTGAAGCTCAACAAGCTTGGGATTGACGAATCTCCTATTCCTATCACTG GTTTCTATGCCCCTTCTTCACATCGGCAAGTATCCAATCATTTAACTCTTTTCACGGAATCATTACCTCCTGAGTCTAATGAACAATCACTTGAGCCTGTATTAAGTCGTGGGAACAGGAATAGATGTCCAATCCCTGGTATTCTTTACAATACAAACACATTGGAGGGGTTCCAGGCTCTCGACAAACAAAGCCTACTCAAAGCAGAAGCAAAAAAG ATATTGGAGGATATCATATCCGGCAAAGTCCAGGAGGACTGCAGCCTTCTATCAAGATTCCTCGTCATTTCATTTGCTGACTTGAAAAAATGGAGCTTTTATTATTGGTTTGCTTTCCCAGCATTGGTTCTTGACCCTCCAGCAACTGTTGTTAATCTTAAGCCGGCTACTCAATGGTTTAGTAAGAATGAG GTGGAGTCTGTGACGGCTGCTTGTAATGATTGGCGCAATATGTGCTCAACAACTG ATATTCCTTTCTTCCTGGTATCCATTCCTTCAAATTCTGCTGCGACTATTAGGCATCTGGCTGAGTTTGAAGCCTGTCAGAGGGATGGTCATAAG ATCCTGTTTGGATTTTATGACCCTTGCCATCTTCCAAATAATCCTGGTTGGCCACTTCGAAACTTCTTATGGTATATTTTCAGAAGATGGTGTCTTCCTAAGGTTCATTTTTTCTGCTATCGTGAGAGTCGTGGTTTGGCTGATTTAGAATCATCGTTGGTGGGAGAAGCATCAGTATCAAATTCGCAAG AGCTGAGAAATCATGAGAACGTGCCAAATGCTGTTGGCTGGGAACTCAATAACAGAGGGAGAAAGGCATCAAGGTGCATTAGTCTTGCCAAGACAATGGATCCAAATAG GTTAGCAGTTGAAGCTGCCGATTTAAACTTAAAGCTTATGAGATGGCGTCAGCTGCCATCACTAAATCTGACTGTCTTGTCATCTACAAGATGCCTTCTTTTAGGTGCAGGTACACTTGGATGCCAGGTTGCTAGGATGCTTATG gCATGGGGTGTTAGGAAGATCACATTTGTTGATAGTGGTAGAGTTTCTATGTCTAATCCACTTCGGCAGTCGCTGTATACCTTGGATGATTGTCTGAATGGTGGtgaatttaaggccatagcaGCTGCTAAAAGTTTATCTAGAATATATCCAGCAGTG GAAACACAATCAGTTGTAATGGCTATTCCTATGCCTGGGCATCCTGTACTGAGCCAAGACGAGAATAGTGTGCTTGAAGACTGCAAACAGTTGCATAACTTAATAGATTCACATGATGTAATATTTTTGCTAACTGATACACGAGAAAGTAGGTGGCTTCCAACTCTTCTTAGTGCCAAAACCAACAAG ATCGCTATTACTGCTGCTCTCGGGTTTGATAGCTTTCTAGTTATGCGCCATGGAGCTGGTCCTTTTAGTTCTTCTCATGAAATAAAGACAGAAGCTGTAAATGATTTATCTGCTGAAATCGCAACCATCTCGCTTGAGGGGGAGAATAGGGGGCAGAGATTGGGTTGTTACTTTTGCAATGACGTTGTTGCTCCAGTTGAT TCAACCTCTAACCGTACATTAGACCAGCAATGTACTGTCACACGTCCAGGACTTGCTCCTATTGCATCTTCTCTCGCAGTTGAGCTTCTCGTAGGTATTCTACATCATCCTTCTGG GATATCAGCAAAAGCTGAATTTTCCAGCACAATTGATAATGGCGGCGATCAACCTCTCGGAATTCTGCCCCATCAAGTGCGAGGCTCTCTGTCCCAGTTTTCTCAGATGATCCTCGTCGGCCATGCGTCTGCAAGTTGCACTGCTTGTAGCTCCATT GTTGTGGAGGAGTATGAGAAGAGAGGATTGGATTTTATACTTGAAGCCATCAACCATCCGACGTATTTAGAAGATCTAACCGGACTAACTGAACTGATGAAATCAGCCGGCAAATTTGAAGTGGATTGGGCTGATGAAACTGGCGATGACGATGATGAATTTTCTCTCATTTGA
- the LOC125216770 gene encoding ubiquitin-like modifier-activating enzyme atg7 isoform X2, whose amino-acid sequence MSSSSVDEGNESVLQFAPFQSAVDEGFWHRLSSLKLNKLGIDESPIPITGFYAPSSHRQVSNHLTLFTESLPPESNEQSLEPVLSRGNRNRCPIPGILYNTNTLEGFQALDKQSLLKAEAKKILEDIISGKVQEDCSLLSRFLVISFADLKKWSFYYWFAFPALVLDPPATVVNLKPATQWFSKNEVESVTAACNDWRNMCSTTDIPFFLVSIPSNSAATIRHLAEFEACQRDGHKILFGFYDPCHLPNNPGWPLRNFLWYIFRRWCLPKVHFFCYRESRGLADLESSLVGEASVSNSQELRNHENVPNAVGWELNNRGRKASRCISLAKTMDPNRLAVEAADLNLKLMRWRQLPSLNLTVLSSTRCLLLGAGTLGCQVARMLMAWGVRKITFVDSGRVSMSNPLRQSLYTLDDCLNGGEFKAIAAAKSLSRIYPAVETQSVVMAIPMPGHPVLSQDENSVLEDCKQLHNLIDSHDVIFLLTDTRESRWLPTLLSAKTNKIAITAALGFDSFLVMRHGAGPFSSSHEIKTEAVNDLSAEIATISLEGENRGQRLGCYFCNDVVAPVDSTSNRTLDQQCTVTRPGLAPIASSLAVELLVGYQQKLNFPAQLIMAAINLSEFCPIKCEALCPSFLR is encoded by the exons ATGTCGTCCAGTTCGGTGGATGAAGGGAATGAATCAGTTCTTCAATTCGCTCCTTTTCAAAGTGCAGTGGACGAGGGATTTTGGCACAGATTGTCATCACTGAAGCTCAACAAGCTTGGGATTGACGAATCTCCTATTCCTATCACTG GTTTCTATGCCCCTTCTTCACATCGGCAAGTATCCAATCATTTAACTCTTTTCACGGAATCATTACCTCCTGAGTCTAATGAACAATCACTTGAGCCTGTATTAAGTCGTGGGAACAGGAATAGATGTCCAATCCCTGGTATTCTTTACAATACAAACACATTGGAGGGGTTCCAGGCTCTCGACAAACAAAGCCTACTCAAAGCAGAAGCAAAAAAG ATATTGGAGGATATCATATCCGGCAAAGTCCAGGAGGACTGCAGCCTTCTATCAAGATTCCTCGTCATTTCATTTGCTGACTTGAAAAAATGGAGCTTTTATTATTGGTTTGCTTTCCCAGCATTGGTTCTTGACCCTCCAGCAACTGTTGTTAATCTTAAGCCGGCTACTCAATGGTTTAGTAAGAATGAG GTGGAGTCTGTGACGGCTGCTTGTAATGATTGGCGCAATATGTGCTCAACAACTG ATATTCCTTTCTTCCTGGTATCCATTCCTTCAAATTCTGCTGCGACTATTAGGCATCTGGCTGAGTTTGAAGCCTGTCAGAGGGATGGTCATAAG ATCCTGTTTGGATTTTATGACCCTTGCCATCTTCCAAATAATCCTGGTTGGCCACTTCGAAACTTCTTATGGTATATTTTCAGAAGATGGTGTCTTCCTAAGGTTCATTTTTTCTGCTATCGTGAGAGTCGTGGTTTGGCTGATTTAGAATCATCGTTGGTGGGAGAAGCATCAGTATCAAATTCGCAAG AGCTGAGAAATCATGAGAACGTGCCAAATGCTGTTGGCTGGGAACTCAATAACAGAGGGAGAAAGGCATCAAGGTGCATTAGTCTTGCCAAGACAATGGATCCAAATAG GTTAGCAGTTGAAGCTGCCGATTTAAACTTAAAGCTTATGAGATGGCGTCAGCTGCCATCACTAAATCTGACTGTCTTGTCATCTACAAGATGCCTTCTTTTAGGTGCAGGTACACTTGGATGCCAGGTTGCTAGGATGCTTATG gCATGGGGTGTTAGGAAGATCACATTTGTTGATAGTGGTAGAGTTTCTATGTCTAATCCACTTCGGCAGTCGCTGTATACCTTGGATGATTGTCTGAATGGTGGtgaatttaaggccatagcaGCTGCTAAAAGTTTATCTAGAATATATCCAGCAGTG GAAACACAATCAGTTGTAATGGCTATTCCTATGCCTGGGCATCCTGTACTGAGCCAAGACGAGAATAGTGTGCTTGAAGACTGCAAACAGTTGCATAACTTAATAGATTCACATGATGTAATATTTTTGCTAACTGATACACGAGAAAGTAGGTGGCTTCCAACTCTTCTTAGTGCCAAAACCAACAAG ATCGCTATTACTGCTGCTCTCGGGTTTGATAGCTTTCTAGTTATGCGCCATGGAGCTGGTCCTTTTAGTTCTTCTCATGAAATAAAGACAGAAGCTGTAAATGATTTATCTGCTGAAATCGCAACCATCTCGCTTGAGGGGGAGAATAGGGGGCAGAGATTGGGTTGTTACTTTTGCAATGACGTTGTTGCTCCAGTTGAT TCAACCTCTAACCGTACATTAGACCAGCAATGTACTGTCACACGTCCAGGACTTGCTCCTATTGCATCTTCTCTCGCAGTTGAGCTTCTCGTAG GATATCAGCAAAAGCTGAATTTTCCAGCACAATTGATAATGGCGGCGATCAACCTCTCGGAATTCTGCCCCATCAAGTGCGAGGCTCTCTGTCCCAGTTTTCTCAGATGA
- the LOC125213795 gene encoding protein CHUP1, chloroplastic-like: MVAGKVKSVMGLQKSAAPPKPKPDASARPPWSSGKQQKASAAPFSRYFPRASAQVQPRPPDVSELLRLVEELRESESRLKTELLEQKLVRESVAIVPVLESVISNKDSEIELSRRKIGCLEAENEQLRSDNEFLHMELSKQNQIYEEKIRYMQAELAEIKIAVTEYEEASSSSTAAVKPSDARKPDIPTKCLRKCAAQITNKTETDARRDEICERNPAATGNSEEIPEASDVFIGIRSRAPRVPKPPPRPSASLLSMVRSSSPECLSSVSLPSYGSLSDSAHRALSEISNPPPPPPPPPPIRGSAPSLPKKAAAAPPPPPPPPKRGSNPSPAKVRRVPEVAEFYHSLMRRDTTCRKDSAAGDPQAAGATAKDMIGEIENRSAHLLAIKTDIETQGDFIRFLIKEVEAAAFTDIEDVVSFVKWLDDELSYLVDERAVLKHFEWPEKRADALREAAFGYSDLKKLECEVSSFRDDPRQPCAHALKKIQSLFEKLEHAVYNLSRLRESATDRYKGFHIPVDWMLDSGYVSQIKLASVKLAMKYMKRVSGELEMAGGIPEEEELIVQGVKFAFRIHQFAGGFDVETMKAFEELRDKARLCNVQCQTQQQQQKYVSRSCASAVCL, from the exons ATGGTTGCTGGCAAAGTAAAATCCGTAATGGGGCTTCAGAAATCAGCCGCGCCACCAAAGCCCAAGCCCGACGCCTCCGCCAGGCCGCCGTGGTCTTCCGGCAAGCAGCAGAAGGCCTCCGCCGCCCCCTTCTCCCGCTACTTCCCTCGCGCGTCCGCTCAGGTCCAGCCCCGCCCCCCCGACGTCTCCGAGCTCCTCCGCCTCGTCGAGGAGCTGCGAGAGAGCGAGTCCCGCTTGAAGACCGAGCTCCTGGAGCAGAAGCTCGTCAGAGAGTCCGTCGCCATTGTCCCCGTTTTGGAGAGCGTCATCTCCAACAAAGACTCCGAAATCGAACTCTCTAGAAGGAAGATCGGATGCTTGGAAGCCGAGAACGAGCAGCTCAGGAGCGACAACGAGTTTCTCCACATGGAACTATCCAAACAAAATCAGATATACGAAGAGAAGATCCGATACATGCAGGCCGAGCTAGCTGAGATCAAGATAGCCGTTACCGAGTACGAGGAGGCCTCGTCTTCATCCACGGCGGCCGTGAAGCCCAGCGACGCTCGTAAACCAGACATACCTACCAAGTGTTTGAGAAAATGCGCGGCtcaaattactaataaaacCGAAACTGACGCGAGGAGAGACGAAATCTGTGAGAGGAATCCAGCGGCAACGGGGAATTCGGAGGAGATTCCAGAAGCTTCCGATGTATTTATCGGGATAAGATCACGTGCCCCGCGCGTGCCGAAACCGCCTCCCCGGCCGTCCGCGTCGCTTCTCTCGATGGTTCGTTCATCTTCTCCCGAATGTTTGTCATCCGTCTCGTTGCCTTCTTACGGGTCCTTGTCCGATTCAGCGCACCGCGCATTATCGGAGATTTCCAATCCGCCGCCTCCACCTCCCCCGCCGCCTCCGATTAGAGGCTCCGCTCCGTCACTGCCAAAGAAAGCGGCAGCggcgcctcctcctcctcctccgcctccgAAAAGGGGGTCGAATCCGTCGCCGGCGAAGGTCAGGAGAGTTCCGGAGGTGGCTGAGTTTTACCACTCTCTAATGCGGCGGGACACCACTTGCCGGAAGGACTCCGCCGCCGGCGATCCGCAGGCTGCCGGTGCAACGGCGAAGGACATGATCGGCGAAATCGAGAACCGCTCAGCTCATTTACTAGCC ATTAAGACTGATATAGAGACTCAAGGGGATTTCATAAGGTTCTTGATTAAAGAAGTTGAGGCTGCAGCATTCACTGATATTGAGGATGTTGTGTCTTTTGTCAAATGGCTTGATGATGAGCTGTCTTACCTG GTGGATGAGAGAGCAGTGCTGAAACACTTTGAGTGGCCTGAAAAGAGAGCTGATGCGTTGAGAGAAGCTGCATTCGGTTACTCTGATCTGAAGAAGCTGGAATGTGAAGTCTCGTCGTTTCGCGACGATCCTAGGCAACCTTGTGCTCATGCTCTCAAGAAAATACAGTCTTTGTTTGAGAA ATTGGAGCATGCTGTGTATAATTTGTCGAGATTGAGAGAGTCAGCGACGGACAGGTACAAAGGTTTCCACATTCCTGTGGACTGGATGCTCGATTCCGGTTATGTTAGTCAG ATCAAGCTGGCGTCCGTGAAATTAGCAATGAAGTACATGAAGAGAGTGTCGGGGGAGCTTGAAATGGCTGGTGGCATCCCCGAAGAAGAAGAGCTCATAGTTCAAGGTGTCAAGTTTGCTTTCCGAATACATCAG TTTGCGGGCGGTTTTGATGTGGAAACTATGAAGGCTTTTGAGGAGCTGAGGGATAAAGCTCGACTTTGTAACGTGCAGTGCCAAacacagcagcagcagcagaagTATGTTTCGAGGTCCTGTGCGTCGGCTGTTTGTCTGTAG
- the LOC125213796 gene encoding protein trichome birefringence-like 38 encodes MLSSLNHRHSLILLSALLVSLLPLPAASELVNATRSKELPTSCNLFHGKWVPDPSYPLYQSSGCPFIDPEFDCIKYGRPDKQFLKFSWKPDSCNLPRFDGVDFLKRWSGKKIMFVGDSLSLNQWQSLACMIHAASPNSKYNYIRQGTLSSVTFQDYGVTILLYRSPYLVDITREKIGRVLKLDSIQQGNAWRGMDMLVFNTWHWWTHKGSAQSWDYIQYGSTMSKDMNRLEAFFKGMTTWGRWVDLNVDPTKTRVFFQGISPTHYQGRDWMASSKTCNGEQQPLEGSTYPGGTPKEVEVVKSVLSKMQKRVYLLDITFLSQLRKDAHPSAYSGDHAGVDCSHWCLPGLPDTWNQLLYAALVM; translated from the exons ATGCTCTCCTCTTTGAATCACCGCCATTCCCTCATCTTGCTTTCAGCGTTGCTCGTTTCGCTGCTGCCACTCCCGGCTGCATCCGAGCTCGTTAACGCTACCCGAAGCAAAGAATTACCCACTTCTTGCAATCTCTTCCATGGAAAATGGGTCCCGGACCCTTCTTACCCGCTCTACCAATCCTCCGGCTGCCCCTTCATCGACCCCGAATTCGACTGCATTAAATACGGCCGACCCGATAAGCAGTTCCTCAAGTTCTCATGGAAGCCCGACTCCTGCAACCTCCCTAG GTTTGATGGGGTGGATTTTCTCAAGAGATGGAGTGGGAAGAAGATCATGTTTGTGGGAGACTCGCTGAGTTTGAATCAGTGGCAGTCTCTGGCTTGTATGATCCATGCTGCTTCTCCCAATTCTAAATACAACTACATCAGACAGGGCACCCTCTCTTCTGTTACATTCCag GATTATGGAGTCACGATACTGCTGTACCGATCCCCATATTTAGTGGACATAACGAGGGAGAAGATAGGGAGAGTGCTGAAGCTGGACTCGATTCAGCAAGGGAACGCGTGGAGAGGAATGGATATGCTAGTGTTCAACACATGGCATTGGTGGACTCACAAAGGAAGCGCTCAATC ATGGGACTACATACAGTATGGCTCCACCATGTCAAAAGACATGAACCGCCTCGAGGCCTTTTTCAAAGGGATGACAACGTGGGGACGCTGGGTTGACCTCAACGTCGATCCCACCAAGACCAGAGTGTTCTTCCAAGGGATCTCTCCCACTCACTATCA AGGTAGGGACTGGATGGCGTCGTCAAAGACTTGCAACGGGGAGCAGCAGCCTCTGGAAGGGTCGACGTATCCAGGGGGGACGCCAAAAGAGGTGGAGGTTGTTAAGAGCGTGTTGAGCAAGATGCAGAAGCGCGTTTATTTGTTAGACATTACGTTTCTGTCTCAGTTGAGGAAGGATGCTCATCCATCGGCTTATAGTGGCGATCATGCAGGGGTCGATTGCAGCCATTGGTGCCTTCCCGGGTTGCCGGATACATGGAACCAGCTGCTCTATGCAGCTCTGGTTATGTGA
- the LOC125209165 gene encoding uncharacterized protein LOC125209165, which produces MAEREGAIVKKGHEEGLKQATALLEEFELPGGLLPLADVIEVGFVRSSGYMWIQQKAKVEHNFKMISKLVSYDTDITGYVEKKQIKKLKGVKAKELILWPPVSQITVDDPPTGKIHFKSLAGITKTFPVEAFAPGQ; this is translated from the coding sequence ATGGCAGAAAGGGAAGGAGCAATAGTGAAGAAAGGCCATGAAGAAGGGCTAAAACAGGCGACAGCCCTCCTCGAAGAGTTCGAGCTGCCAGGAGGCCTCCTCCCACTGGCGGATGTGATCGAAGTAGGGTTCGTGAGGAGCAGCGGATACATGTGGATCCAGCAGAAGGCGAAGGTGGAGCACAACTTCAAGATGATAAGCAAGCTCGTGAGCTACGACACGGACATAACCGGGtacgtggagaagaagcaaATCAAGAAGCTCAAGGGAGTGAAGGCCAAGGAGCTGATTCTATGGCCTCCGGTGAGTCAGATAACTGTTGATGATCCACCCACTGGGAAGATTCACTTCAAGAGCCTTGCCGGTATCACCAAGACTTTCCCGGTCGAGGCGTTTGCTCCTGGCCAGTGA